The Paracoccus seriniphilus genome includes a window with the following:
- a CDS encoding arsenate reductase (azurin) large subunit has protein sequence MAYKRQIDRLPIIPADAREHNVTCHYCIVGCGYKAYTWPLNRQGGTAPEQNKFGVDLSEQQYQDTEAWYAPSMYNIVRQDGKDVHLVVKPDVDCVVNSGLGSIRGARMAENRPSKVTGTQQQRLSDPLVWRNGVWQPTSWDDAMDLVARVTARVITDGSEDDLVVSMFDHGGSAGGYENTWGTGKLYFESMKIKNCRIHNRPAYNSEVHATRDMGIGELNYAYEDYELTDTIFMVGANSMETQTNLYLNHMVPGLQGGARMVVVDPRRTLTVHSSEQYAGPENVLHLAINEGTDMALFNAILTHIVDQGWTDSEFIANSTFQGGEAVAEDSAHPAGLGSLDYAMQTCRTSLDEAAEICGVSADDIRKAAEWIAMPHEDGSRRKCVTCYEKGIIWGNDNYRTIGALVNIALATGNIGREGGGCCRLGGHQEGYYRPSDAHVGRPAEYIDQFLIRGLGGVHHIWACDHYKTTLNAAEFKRVHKRRSDMVKDAIDAVAGGTREQLVDAIVSAINAGGLFVVDVDIIHSQIGQNAHVILPACESNEMNLTSMNGERRLRLSERYMDPYGNSKPDCLIAAEMARNMERVLREMGKDAYADQFKGYDWQTEEDAFMDGYHAGNPEVTYDRLRAMGNNGVQEPVVGYENGELVGTKRLYADGTFDRHGRDDRKALFCAAGWRGWQAAGKAREKAAHKYWINNVRANIFWQNQFLDQKNEFVQDRFPYPFIEMNPDDMVAEGLNPGDLVEIINDNGVTQGMAYPIATARRGQVAMVFGSPAGSQGNVVNPGVNELVLPDYKHCWGDIRKVSHATSETASISFKAKEVSL, from the coding sequence ATGGCCTACAAGAGACAGATCGACCGTCTGCCCATCATTCCCGCAGACGCCAGAGAGCATAATGTCACCTGCCACTATTGTATCGTCGGTTGCGGCTACAAGGCCTATACTTGGCCGCTGAACAGGCAGGGTGGAACGGCACCGGAGCAGAACAAGTTCGGCGTTGACCTGAGCGAACAGCAATATCAGGACACCGAAGCCTGGTATGCGCCTTCGATGTACAACATCGTCCGGCAAGACGGGAAGGATGTTCACCTTGTCGTCAAGCCGGATGTGGATTGCGTCGTGAACTCGGGGCTCGGCTCGATCCGTGGGGCGCGCATGGCCGAGAACCGCCCCTCGAAGGTGACGGGCACGCAGCAGCAACGTCTGTCGGACCCGCTGGTCTGGCGCAACGGCGTCTGGCAGCCCACGTCATGGGACGATGCGATGGACCTTGTGGCCCGTGTCACGGCGCGCGTCATTACCGACGGTTCCGAGGATGACCTGGTCGTGTCCATGTTCGACCACGGCGGGTCCGCCGGTGGCTATGAGAACACCTGGGGCACCGGCAAGCTCTATTTCGAGAGCATGAAGATCAAGAACTGCCGCATTCACAACCGTCCGGCCTATAACTCCGAGGTCCATGCGACCCGCGACATGGGCATTGGAGAGTTGAACTATGCCTATGAGGACTATGAGCTGACCGACACGATCTTCATGGTTGGCGCAAATTCCATGGAGACCCAGACGAACCTCTACCTCAACCACATGGTGCCGGGTCTGCAGGGCGGGGCGCGAATGGTGGTCGTCGATCCGCGCCGCACCCTGACCGTTCATTCCTCCGAGCAATATGCCGGGCCCGAGAACGTCCTGCATCTGGCGATCAACGAAGGCACGGATATGGCGCTGTTCAACGCCATCCTGACGCATATCGTCGATCAGGGCTGGACGGATTCCGAGTTCATTGCGAATTCGACCTTCCAGGGTGGGGAGGCCGTTGCCGAGGATAGCGCGCATCCCGCGGGTCTTGGCAGTCTGGACTATGCCATGCAGACCTGCCGGACGTCGCTTGACGAGGCGGCAGAGATCTGTGGCGTCTCGGCGGACGACATCCGCAAGGCCGCGGAATGGATCGCCATGCCGCATGAGGATGGCAGCCGCCGCAAATGCGTGACCTGCTACGAAAAGGGCATCATCTGGGGCAATGACAACTATCGCACCATCGGCGCATTGGTGAATATCGCGCTGGCCACCGGCAATATCGGGCGCGAGGGCGGCGGGTGCTGTCGTCTGGGTGGCCATCAAGAGGGCTATTATCGTCCCTCCGACGCCCATGTCGGTCGTCCGGCAGAATATATCGACCAGTTCCTGATCCGGGGCCTGGGCGGCGTGCATCACATCTGGGCCTGCGACCATTACAAGACCACGCTGAATGCCGCCGAGTTCAAACGCGTTCACAAGCGCCGGTCGGACATGGTCAAGGACGCGATCGACGCCGTGGCCGGCGGAACCCGCGAACAGCTGGTCGATGCGATCGTCTCGGCGATCAATGCCGGGGGCCTGTTCGTGGTGGATGTGGACATCATCCACAGCCAGATCGGCCAGAACGCGCATGTGATCCTGCCGGCCTGCGAATCCAACGAGATGAACCTCACCTCGATGAACGGCGAGCGGCGCCTTCGCCTGTCGGAAAGATACATGGACCCCTATGGCAATTCCAAGCCTGACTGCCTGATCGCGGCGGAAATGGCCCGGAACATGGAGCGGGTGCTGCGCGAGATGGGCAAGGACGCCTATGCCGACCAGTTCAAGGGTTATGACTGGCAGACCGAGGAGGATGCCTTCATGGACGGCTATCATGCCGGCAATCCCGAGGTGACCTATGATCGTCTGCGCGCCATGGGCAACAACGGAGTGCAGGAGCCGGTCGTCGGCTACGAGAATGGCGAACTTGTCGGGACCAAGCGGCTGTATGCCGACGGCACCTTCGACCGCCATGGCCGCGACGACAGGAAGGCGCTGTTCTGTGCGGCAGGCTGGCGGGGCTGGCAGGCAGCGGGCAAGGCCCGGGAAAAGGCCGCGCACAAATACTGGATCAACAACGTCCGGGCCAATATCTTCTGGCAGAACCAGTTCCTTGACCAGAAGAACGAGTTTGTTCAGGACCGTTTCCCATACCCGTTCATCGAGATGAACCCCGATGACATGGTCGCGGAAGGCCTGAACCCCGGCGATCTGGTCGAGATCATCAATGACAACGGCGTGACGCAGGGCATGGCCTATCCCATCGCCACCGCAAGGCGCGGTCAGGTCGCGATGGTCTTCGGGTCACCCGCCGGCAGCCAGGGCAATGTGGTCAACCCGGGTGTGAACGAGTTGGTGCTGCCCGATTACAAGCACTGCTGGGGCGATATCCGCAAGGTCTCGCATGCGACATCCGAGACGGCATCGATCTCCTTCAAGGCCAAGGAAGTCTCGCTCTGA
- a CDS encoding arsenate reductase (azurin) small subunit, which yields MKCKKLVDTGRRQFLRGSMMATAGAVATTVMTPEQAKARALARVDMPVNRLANLADLTVNEPMDISYPDDESPGVLLKLGEPVEGGVGPDGDIVAFSVLCPHKGWMLSYSAEDKSLNCPGHHSRFDCEAGGQQIWGHATNNLAQFLLSVDDKGDIYANGVDELIYGRLSNVL from the coding sequence ATGAAGTGCAAAAAATTGGTCGACACGGGACGTCGACAGTTTCTGAGGGGCAGCATGATGGCCACGGCGGGGGCCGTCGCGACAACGGTCATGACACCGGAACAGGCCAAGGCGCGCGCGCTGGCCCGCGTGGACATGCCGGTGAACCGCTTGGCCAATCTGGCCGATCTGACGGTCAACGAGCCGATGGATATTTCCTATCCCGACGATGAAAGTCCGGGGGTTCTGCTCAAGCTGGGCGAGCCTGTCGAGGGCGGTGTCGGCCCGGATGGTGATATTGTCGCCTTCTCGGTGCTCTGCCCGCACAAGGGTTGGATGTTGAGCTACTCGGCCGAGGACAAGAGCCTGAACTGCCCCGGCCACCATTCCCGCTTTGACTGCGAGGCCGGCGGCCAGCAGATCTGGGGCCATGCCACCAACAACCTTGCCCAGTTCCTGCTGAGCGTGGATGACAAGGGCGACATCTACGCGAACGGGGTCGACGAGTTGATCTATGGCCGCCTGTCGAACGTGCTGTAA
- a CDS encoding sigma-54-dependent transcriptional regulator codes for MLRNRYIVLVEDDEIMGSSLLQRLELEGARVLWLKQMVRALGAIRTPTKPIDAVICDIGLPDGSGEELFSKLLGSGTPPPFLFITGKGGIGQAVRLIKSGAADYVTKPFEMSVFLERLSLLVGNHDKPLQDDDFPPLMGVSAAARRLETLIAKAARDSHHALIRGGPGTGKDLVARRIHDLSDRSAAPFVSVNLAGESDMEAALFGPGSGFDVVGEGTLFINTLGKMTEPAQRQLLDRLGQGFDGRLIAACGNDLEALIAQGSFNPEVFYRLARIEIPIPPLNTRPEDAVWLLQQLFHKLAVRHAPEVEGISALCEEAVRNHDWPGGGRELRSRLLRGLGLATGPLLQPSDMFPERLAGPDDMLSLAEAREAAERAQIIAALDRTNGQIGEAARLLRIARTTLWEKMQRLGLSGP; via the coding sequence ATGCTCAGGAATAGATACATCGTTCTTGTGGAAGATGACGAGATCATGGGCAGTTCGCTGCTGCAGAGGCTTGAACTGGAAGGTGCCCGGGTTCTCTGGCTGAAGCAAATGGTGCGAGCCCTTGGCGCGATCCGCACCCCCACGAAGCCGATTGACGCGGTGATCTGCGATATCGGCTTGCCGGACGGATCGGGTGAGGAACTGTTCTCGAAGCTTCTTGGCAGCGGAACCCCGCCGCCCTTCCTCTTCATCACCGGCAAGGGTGGCATCGGTCAGGCGGTCCGGCTGATCAAGTCAGGGGCTGCGGATTACGTCACCAAGCCGTTCGAAATGTCTGTCTTCCTCGAACGTCTCAGTCTTCTGGTCGGAAATCACGACAAGCCGTTGCAGGATGATGACTTTCCGCCCCTGATGGGGGTTTCGGCGGCCGCGCGACGCCTGGAAACGCTGATCGCCAAGGCCGCTCGGGACAGTCATCACGCGCTCATCCGGGGCGGTCCGGGCACTGGCAAGGACCTTGTCGCCCGGCGTATCCACGACCTGTCGGACCGCTCGGCCGCGCCTTTCGTTTCGGTCAATCTTGCAGGTGAATCCGACATGGAGGCTGCCCTGTTCGGCCCCGGCAGCGGCTTTGACGTGGTGGGCGAAGGAACCCTTTTCATCAACACGCTTGGGAAGATGACAGAGCCGGCGCAACGGCAACTTCTGGATCGACTTGGTCAGGGCTTCGACGGGCGGCTGATCGCGGCCTGTGGCAATGATCTCGAGGCTTTGATCGCGCAAGGCAGCTTCAACCCCGAAGTTTTCTACAGGCTGGCGCGGATCGAAATCCCGATTCCTCCGTTGAACACCCGGCCCGAGGATGCCGTCTGGCTGCTGCAGCAGCTTTTCCACAAGCTGGCAGTGCGCCATGCGCCGGAGGTCGAAGGGATCAGTGCTTTGTGCGAGGAAGCCGTGCGCAACCATGACTGGCCCGGTGGCGGTCGGGAGTTGCGGTCAAGATTGCTGCGTGGCCTGGGGTTGGCAACAGGGCCGTTGCTGCAGCCCTCCGATATGTTTCCCGAACGACTTGCAGGGCCTGATGACATGTTGTCGCTGGCCGAAGCCCGGGAGGCCGCGGAACGGGCGCAGATCATCGCGGCGCTCGACAGGACGAACGGGCAGATCGGCGAGGCGGCCCGATTGCTGCGTATTGCGCGCACGACGCTTTGGGAAAAGATGCAGAGACTCGGCCTTTCGGGTCCCTGA
- a CDS encoding sensor histidine kinase, which translates to MRWFSPIPLSVKLPLLAAAMMVLVGMVASQQVLRSLAQVQDARIQELARMHVEGLSVALGPLVLRHDHWEVYDTLDRATQGGEGRRMVLTAVADERGRVLAATDPKRVPMDSDIAALADDVVALDDLRVNEASPSLSLLAPLIYQGRTVGQIATVLDVADLLSERRRALFMLIMGNAIAIGLLSSVGFLAIRRMLQPVTTLTRHMTETQGEPHPIPASEIPRGDGELARLARIYNSMVGAVTAKAEAERRLAERERFVALGRLSSSLAHEINNPLGGLLNATDTIRSFADRPEVVRQSAELLDRGLRHMRDVTRATLDQNRIDPETRLLTAEDLEDVKLLIQPEISRLDLDLEWCVDCVALANHIIPAGPVRQIALNLLLNACAAAGPKGHVGLTVGSGRGCLDIRITNSGPAMPEAALVRLLGDGPLMPGGGVGLRLVRELARNLGGTIRHERETEVTRITVSLPIPSEARDAQE; encoded by the coding sequence ATGAGGTGGTTTTCCCCCATACCTCTGTCTGTCAAGCTGCCGCTTCTTGCCGCCGCGATGATGGTTCTTGTCGGCATGGTGGCATCCCAGCAGGTGTTGCGATCCCTCGCGCAGGTTCAGGACGCAAGAATCCAGGAATTGGCGCGGATGCATGTCGAGGGATTGTCGGTGGCTCTTGGACCTCTTGTCCTGCGCCATGATCATTGGGAGGTCTATGACACGCTGGACCGGGCGACCCAAGGTGGTGAGGGGCGCAGGATGGTTCTGACCGCCGTGGCGGATGAGCGCGGAAGGGTGCTTGCCGCGACCGACCCCAAGCGGGTTCCCATGGACAGCGATATCGCTGCACTGGCCGATGATGTGGTGGCGCTGGATGACCTGCGGGTGAATGAGGCATCGCCATCCCTTAGCCTGCTTGCGCCCCTGATCTATCAGGGGCGCACCGTCGGGCAGATCGCGACCGTGCTGGACGTCGCCGACCTGCTATCCGAGCGCAGGCGAGCCCTGTTCATGCTGATCATGGGCAATGCGATTGCCATAGGGCTTCTGTCGTCGGTCGGATTTCTCGCGATACGAAGGATGCTGCAGCCGGTCACGACGCTGACGCGCCATATGACCGAAACGCAGGGTGAACCTCATCCCATTCCGGCCTCCGAGATCCCGCGGGGCGACGGGGAACTTGCGCGCCTGGCACGCATCTACAACTCGATGGTGGGTGCCGTGACGGCCAAGGCCGAAGCCGAGAGACGACTGGCGGAAAGGGAACGCTTCGTGGCTCTTGGCCGTCTGTCGTCGTCGTTGGCGCATGAGATCAACAATCCGCTTGGTGGCCTGCTGAACGCGACGGACACGATCCGCAGTTTCGCCGATCGTCCCGAAGTCGTGCGGCAATCGGCCGAGCTTCTGGACCGGGGGCTGCGCCACATGCGTGACGTGACACGGGCCACCCTTGACCAGAACCGCATCGATCCCGAGACCCGCCTGCTGACCGCCGAGGATCTCGAGGACGTCAAGCTCTTGATCCAACCCGAAATCTCTCGACTTGATCTGGATCTGGAGTGGTGCGTCGATTGCGTGGCGCTTGCCAATCACATCATCCCGGCCGGACCGGTGCGGCAGATCGCGCTGAACCTGTTGCTGAATGCCTGCGCGGCGGCCGGCCCCAAGGGGCATGTCGGTCTGACTGTCGGTTCAGGCAGGGGATGTCTTGACATTCGGATCACGAACTCCGGCCCGGCCATGCCCGAGGCTGCATTGGTTCGTCTGCTTGGTGATGGTCCGCTTATGCCCGGCGGTGGTGTCGGGCTACGCCTGGTGCGCGAACTTGCACGGAACCTTGGGGGCACCATCCGTCATGAGCGTGAAACCGAGGTGACGCGCATCACTGTCAGCTTGCCGATTCCATCGGAGGCAAGGGATGCTCAGGAATAG
- a CDS encoding PhnD/SsuA/transferrin family substrate-binding protein: MEQSISRRMLLGAALSTLMAGRAPAQAVFRLGLTPVFLDNDASIIDGLRRALSRGMGREIELVQRRTYQEITGLLLERSVDAAWLCGYPYLQHADLLDLVAVPVWRGGPRYQSYLIVGAGDSAARLSDLRGATHAFSDPDSNSGYLVTATDLRRMGEQAEHFFSRSIFTFGHRNVVRAVADGLVRSGSVDGYVWEALAMIEPELTSRTKVIARSEWLGFPPVCARRDNLDSEPVQALQTALLGLAETDEGQGALMSLQLDGFQLASSALFDGIAARMRDLDP, from the coding sequence ATGGAGCAATCGATCAGCCGACGCATGCTTTTGGGCGCGGCGTTATCGACATTGATGGCAGGCCGGGCACCGGCGCAAGCTGTCTTTCGTCTTGGGTTGACGCCGGTGTTTCTCGACAATGACGCAAGCATCATTGACGGTCTGCGCCGCGCGCTGTCGCGCGGCATGGGGCGCGAGATCGAATTGGTGCAACGCCGCACCTACCAGGAAATCACCGGTCTGCTGCTGGAGCGCAGCGTCGATGCCGCTTGGCTTTGCGGATATCCCTATCTGCAGCACGCCGATTTGCTTGATCTTGTCGCGGTGCCCGTCTGGCGCGGTGGTCCGCGATATCAGTCCTATCTGATCGTCGGGGCTGGCGACAGCGCGGCAAGGCTGAGCGACCTGCGTGGTGCAACCCACGCATTTTCCGACCCCGATTCGAACTCGGGCTATCTTGTGACCGCGACCGATCTGCGTCGCATGGGCGAGCAGGCCGAGCACTTCTTCAGCAGGTCCATTTTCACCTTTGGACATCGCAATGTGGTGCGCGCCGTGGCGGATGGCCTGGTGCGGTCGGGCAGCGTCGATGGCTATGTCTGGGAAGCCCTCGCCATGATCGAGCCGGAACTGACCTCGCGCACAAAGGTCATCGCCCGGTCGGAATGGCTGGGGTTTCCGCCGGTCTGCGCACGACGTGACAACCTTGACTCCGAGCCGGTTCAGGCCCTGCAAACCGCCTTGTTGGGTCTTGCGGAGACAGACGAGGGCCAGGGGGCGCTCATGTCGCTCCAGCTTGACGGGTTCCAGCTGGCCAGCTCAGCCCTGTTCGACGGCATCGCGGCGCGGATGCGCGATCTGGATCCCTGA
- a CDS encoding GMC family oxidoreductase yields MSDSFDYIVIGAGSAGCVVANRLSANPERRVLVIEAGGHERDPRVKVPAGILAMYGRPRFDYGYVGVPQPGLNGRRIPVNRGRMLGGSSSMNSMLYIRGAAQDYDEWRDLGCEGWGWDDVLPVFKDLECNVNDQDPAYHGKDGELYVSRPTDPNAVCKDFIAGGAELQLPVNDDFNGPSQLGLGVYDVTQRNGIRWSAYNAYLEPVRDRANLTIWTDAQLNRLLIEEGRVSGIEITRQGQSQHIICNGEVVLSAGAIGTPVALMASGVGPGAELRASGVEPVIDLPGVGRNLRDHVDGMITVRSNSSRTLGLSLRNWRRLLASPFSFAMGRKGELSTNYVVAGGFARTPLAGDLPDVQFHFVPGYRSHRGRLVEWGHGFAIHTCVLRPRSVGYIGIDREGAHILPRIDHQFFSDPFDAEVLVEGIKLARRIFGSDAMSGLHGREILPGPQVRTDAEILDYLRAEALTVYHPVGTARMGRDPMAVVDPVSMKLHGLANLRVADASVMPTLIGGNTNAPSMMIGERCARAILR; encoded by the coding sequence ATGAGCGACAGTTTCGACTATATCGTCATCGGGGCAGGGTCGGCGGGCTGCGTGGTTGCCAACCGTTTGTCGGCAAACCCTGAACGCCGCGTGCTGGTCATCGAGGCCGGCGGACACGAGCGTGACCCGCGTGTCAAGGTTCCGGCAGGGATCCTGGCCATGTATGGTCGCCCGCGCTTTGACTATGGTTATGTCGGCGTGCCCCAGCCGGGGCTGAACGGGCGGCGCATTCCGGTCAACCGGGGGCGGATGCTGGGCGGATCGTCGTCGATGAATTCGATGCTCTATATTCGCGGCGCGGCGCAGGATTATGACGAATGGCGCGATCTGGGCTGCGAAGGCTGGGGTTGGGACGACGTTCTGCCCGTGTTCAAGGACCTTGAGTGCAATGTGAACGATCAGGACCCAGCCTATCACGGCAAGGACGGAGAGCTCTATGTCAGCCGGCCGACGGATCCCAATGCTGTCTGCAAGGACTTCATTGCCGGCGGGGCAGAGCTGCAACTGCCTGTCAATGATGATTTCAACGGCCCCTCTCAGTTGGGGCTGGGTGTCTATGATGTCACGCAACGCAATGGCATTCGCTGGTCGGCCTATAACGCCTATCTGGAACCCGTTCGTGACCGTGCCAACCTGACGATCTGGACGGATGCCCAACTGAACCGGCTGCTGATCGAAGAAGGCCGCGTTTCGGGTATCGAGATCACCCGACAGGGTCAGTCGCAGCACATCATTTGCAATGGTGAAGTGGTGTTGTCGGCGGGCGCGATCGGGACCCCTGTGGCGCTTATGGCCTCGGGGGTCGGTCCGGGGGCGGAACTGCGCGCCAGCGGGGTCGAACCTGTAATCGATCTGCCGGGTGTGGGCCGCAATCTGCGCGATCACGTCGACGGGATGATTACCGTTCGCAGCAATTCCTCGCGTACTTTGGGGCTGTCGCTTCGCAACTGGCGGCGCCTGCTGGCATCGCCCTTCAGCTTTGCGATGGGTCGCAAGGGAGAGCTGTCGACCAATTATGTCGTTGCCGGAGGATTTGCCCGAACGCCATTGGCCGGTGATCTGCCGGACGTGCAGTTCCATTTCGTGCCCGGCTATCGCAGCCATCGCGGGCGGTTGGTGGAATGGGGTCATGGCTTTGCCATCCATACCTGTGTGCTGCGGCCACGCTCGGTCGGATATATAGGCATCGACCGCGAGGGCGCGCACATCCTGCCACGGATCGACCATCAGTTCTTTTCTGATCCTTTCGATGCAGAGGTGCTGGTCGAAGGGATCAAGCTGGCGCGGCGTATCTTCGGCTCGGATGCCATGTCCGGCCTTCACGGGCGCGAAATCCTGCCTGGACCGCAGGTTCGGACCGATGCGGAAATTCTTGACTATCTGCGCGCCGAAGCCCTGACGGTTTATCATCCGGTGGGCACGGCCCGGATGGGCCGCGACCCGATGGCGGTCGTTGACCCGGTCAGCATGAAGCTGCATGGGCTGGCGAACCTGCGGGTTGCCGATGCCTCTGTCATGCCAACGCTGATCGGGGGAAATACCAATGCCCCCAGCATGATGATTGGCGAGCGCTGCGCCCGCGCCATATTGCGCTGA
- a CDS encoding amidohydrolase: protein MSVDLVIVNARIRPLFAPEGSTAIAVGAGIIQAVGDDATIRGMAPAHCRTIDAEGRELVPGFFESHLHLFMGGASLSMLNLGPLFGFDNVCAAFRRYAADHPGDDLLTGFAANYTIFGEDQRPDRHILDRISPSRPICILATDLHCAWANTRALELAGVLHGCDLGPGAEVVMGEDGLATGELREFAAMQRVKMISRLQGRDGLDYVGDKLVPEEDRAYDRGIIRQAGEYCAQHGITTAVNMDGNAYQAGLLRELALSDAMPVRVSLPLRLEESDGPEGIARIEDFGPEVPGRLQFGRVKFFMDGVYDTWTALTVSDYPDRPGFRSEPLIAAPVFAQMCIEADRRGLQIATHAVGDGAVRATIDGYEAARQANGPRDSRHRIEHIDTITRQDLDRLKPLGIVASMQPVHPPGSAGLPLEPTTTIMGRDRWATAFPWRMIRDRDVPLAFGTDWPVSPLSPLHVIHCALSRQPWAEDMPDQRLTLEECLLAYTLGGAVADFCDDRRGALKPGYDADLVLIDGSLENLADDATAARVVLTICAGQVTYEAK, encoded by the coding sequence ATGAGCGTCGATCTTGTCATCGTGAACGCCCGTATCCGTCCGTTGTTTGCGCCCGAGGGAAGCACTGCCATAGCCGTGGGTGCCGGGATCATCCAGGCTGTTGGCGATGACGCAACCATCCGTGGCATGGCGCCAGCGCATTGCCGGACAATTGATGCCGAAGGGCGCGAGCTGGTGCCGGGCTTCTTTGAAAGCCATCTGCATCTGTTCATGGGTGGTGCTTCGCTCTCGATGCTGAACCTGGGTCCGCTCTTCGGTTTCGACAATGTTTGTGCGGCATTTCGCCGATATGCAGCGGATCATCCTGGCGATGATCTGTTGACCGGATTTGCGGCAAATTACACGATCTTTGGCGAAGACCAGCGGCCCGATCGCCATATCCTCGACCGGATCAGTCCGAGCCGTCCCATCTGTATCCTTGCCACCGACCTGCATTGCGCCTGGGCCAATACGCGCGCGCTTGAACTGGCCGGGGTCCTGCATGGTTGCGATCTGGGGCCGGGCGCGGAAGTGGTGATGGGGGAAGACGGGCTGGCCACGGGCGAACTGCGCGAATTCGCCGCCATGCAGCGGGTGAAGATGATTTCTCGGCTTCAGGGGCGAGATGGGCTGGATTATGTCGGCGACAAGCTCGTGCCGGAAGAGGACCGTGCCTATGATCGCGGCATTATCCGTCAGGCCGGTGAATATTGCGCGCAACATGGCATTACCACCGCGGTCAATATGGATGGCAACGCATATCAGGCTGGGCTGTTGCGTGAACTGGCGCTGTCGGACGCCATGCCGGTGCGGGTCAGCCTGCCATTGCGGCTGGAGGAATCTGATGGCCCCGAAGGCATTGCCCGGATCGAGGATTTCGGACCCGAGGTGCCGGGAAGGCTGCAATTCGGGCGTGTCAAATTCTTCATGGATGGTGTGTATGACACCTGGACGGCCTTGACCGTCAGCGACTATCCCGACCGTCCGGGCTTTCGATCCGAGCCGCTGATTGCTGCGCCGGTCTTTGCACAGATGTGTATCGAGGCCGACCGCCGCGGTCTGCAGATCGCCACCCATGCGGTGGGCGATGGGGCGGTGCGCGCCACGATTGACGGCTACGAGGCTGCACGGCAGGCCAATGGTCCGCGCGATTCACGTCATCGCATCGAGCATATCGACACGATCACTCGGCAGGATCTGGACCGGCTGAAACCTCTGGGGATCGTCGCATCCATGCAGCCGGTGCATCCGCCGGGTTCGGCAGGTCTGCCATTGGAACCGACGACGACCATCATGGGGCGCGATCGTTGGGCGACGGCCTTTCCCTGGCGGATGATCCGGGACCGTGATGTGCCGCTGGCATTCGGAACAGATTGGCCGGTGTCACCGCTGTCGCCGCTTCATGTAATCCATTGCGCGCTCAGCCGTCAGCCCTGGGCCGAGGATATGCCCGATCAGCGGCTGACGCTGGAGGAATGCCTGCTGGCCTATACCCTTGGTGGGGCCGTGGCCGATTTTTGCGACGACCGGCGCGGTGCCCTGAAGCCGGGCTACGACGCGGATCTGGTTCTGATCGATGGATCGCTTGAAAACCTTGCCGACGACGCAACGGCCGCGCGCGTGGTGCTGACGATTTGTGCCGGCCAAGTTACCTACGAGGCAAAATGA
- a CDS encoding extracellular solute-binding protein has translation MQKYMSATAIALCLASPALAEGKLNLYVWSESIAPELIETFSREYDVEVSVDGYTSNEDLLTKLQAGASGYDIAVPSQHFLRIMIDEGLVENYGANKLEAYNNIDERWRNQWWDETQEYSIPLAYGTAGFVVNTEEYDGPTDSLKYFLEPDGDLAGRIAMLSYPDEIIGTAQLYLGVPFCSEDPDEMKKVLDLLMAQKEAVAVYSSDNIESRLISGEVATHFWWDGETVRAQSEGAPLTYAMPKEGLVGWLDSMVIPKGAPNRENAIKFIEFISTPENATVEMNHYAHSSPMTVVEEDKKYTKDVAPALYPEVPVEMSRTCSPKAQDLVTRVWTQLLQ, from the coding sequence ATGCAGAAATATATGTCCGCGACGGCGATCGCCCTGTGCCTCGCCTCGCCTGCGCTCGCCGAAGGCAAACTGAATCTTTACGTCTGGTCGGAATCCATCGCCCCTGAGCTGATCGAGACATTTTCCAGGGAATACGACGTTGAAGTCAGCGTCGATGGCTATACCTCGAATGAAGATCTGCTGACCAAACTGCAGGCCGGCGCTTCGGGCTATGACATTGCGGTGCCGTCCCAGCATTTCCTGCGCATCATGATCGACGAGGGTCTGGTCGAGAATTACGGCGCGAACAAGCTGGAGGCCTATAACAATATCGACGAACGCTGGCGCAACCAGTGGTGGGACGAAACACAGGAATATTCCATTCCCCTGGCCTATGGCACCGCCGGTTTCGTCGTGAACACCGAGGAATATGATGGCCCCACCGACAGCCTGAAGTATTTTCTGGAGCCCGACGGTGATCTGGCCGGGCGCATCGCGATGCTGTCCTATCCCGATGAGATCATCGGCACCGCGCAGCTTTATCTGGGTGTGCCTTTCTGTTCGGAAGACCCGGACGAAATGAAGAAGGTGCTCGATCTGCTGATGGCGCAGAAAGAGGCGGTGGCCGTCTATTCCTCGGACAATATCGAAAGCCGGTTGATTTCGGGCGAGGTCGCCACGCATTTCTGGTGGGATGGCGAAACCGTCCGCGCCCAGTCCGAAGGCGCACCGCTGACCTATGCCATGCCCAAGGAGGGTCTGGTCGGCTGGCTGGACAGCATGGTGATCCCCAAGGGCGCGCCCAACCGTGAAAATGCGATCAAGTTCATCGAGTTCATCTCGACCCCGGAAAACGCCACCGTCGAAATGAACCACTATGCGCATTCATCGCCAATGACCGTCGTCGAAGAGGACAAGAAATATACCAAGGATGTGGCGCCGGCGCTGTATCCCGAGGTTCCTGTCGAGATGTCCCGCACCTGTTCGCCCAAGGCGCAGGATCTGGTGACCCGCGTTTGGACTCAGCTTCTGCAATAA